AGGTAATACAGCACCTTAAGGCTGTCGTTAAACTTTGATGAGCATCTGCCTGGAATTCTCAGTGGTTATCTTTAGAGAGACACTGGATCATGCGAGGGACCGGGGAGAAACATGCCTGCCCATCTCTCCGCAGGAGCAGATAATACAGGAACAGAAGAATGGTGAGACCTCAGgcctgtcttttcttttttggtaccactttctaataagTCGCCTTTTATAAGTTGTTTATAAATTGTTGGTAACAACTTTATAAATTGTCATTTAGTGATGAGAATAACTTTTGGTTTGCCAGGTTGTGGGAATTTTTTCTGGGCGGTGGGTCACTTTCTAGTAAGCCATCAGCTAGTTATGAATGTTAACTCATAAAAAAGTAGCAAACCATCAGCTCTGCAGCTACATCAAATCAGATTAAGTCATTACTTAGGGGTCACAGGTTTCTATCATCTACTAAACCATCAGCAAAAGGTAGTAAGTGATTTGcaattataaatgttaatacatCGTTAAATAATCCATCTGTCCAAGTCTgtagttgtaaatgttaataagttGCTAATAAACGGATTTTGGTCAAGGTGACCTGCAGCTCTCTTCCAAAAAGTCAGTGGTCAATTAGTCCACATGTAATGTCCAATATCTGATCTATAAAGTattagtaaatgatttatttaacaccaataaagccattaattacatttataaacCCTTTAGGAAGAGTATCTTAATCTAAAGTGGTACCCCTCTATTAGTTAAAATAAGTGAGGCATCAGATTATTCCCTGATACAGTTTGATGTGCCTAATGTGTTCGTCTCTCTTCCGTTATTCCTCACAGTGAGTCATGCTTTGGTGCAGATGTTGTGTCCTACTGGTTCTCTGCATCTGTCCACTAGCCTGCCTCACAATGTCTCCCTGTcctcctggctgctgctgtcctCACCCAGGACTTCTGGTTCTGTGCGAGTCTCTGGATCTCAGGTCACTTCCTCGCTCTGTCCCTCTCCGCACCTCGGCTCTATCTGTGGCCAGAAACCGGCTGTGTAACGTGGACCACCTGCTCCGGCCCTTCTCCAGCCTCCAGGAGCTCAGTCTCAGTCATAACATGCTGGCCCGCTTCCCCCGTGGCCTGCCTCCCAGCCTGGAGTCCCTGCATCTGCAAGAGAACCGTATCACTTACATCACCGCAGGTGCCCTGAGGCAGCTGGGAAACCTCACTCGTCTGGATCTGGAGGACAATCGCATCCGTGCCATCCAGCCCGGGGCACTTCAGGGTCTTAACAAGCTGCAGGTCTTGACACTGAAAGGGAACAAGCTTTCAAGCCTCCCTCAGaatctccctccatcactcacCCATTTAGACCTCTCAGCTAACTGCATCTCTGCCCTGGACCTGCCCTCGCTGTCCGCCCTGGTCAACCTGCAGGTCCTGAGGATCAACAGCAACTGCCTGCGCTCAGTCCCGGACAGCGCCTTCGACAGCCTGCCGCGTCTCAGATCTGTGGACCTCACCGACAACATGTGGGTATGTGAGTGCGACATTCTGTACCTTTACCGCTGGCTGCTGAGTGGTAGGCTAAAGATGGCCACAGACTTGGTGTGCACCGAGCCTGACCACCTCGCTCACCGTCTGCTTCTGAACCTCTCCGTCATGGCTATCTGTCCTCGTGTCCTGAAGCCAAATGAGAGGACGCGCCATCTGAACCTTAACTCTGCACTGGAGAGAAAGCTGGAAATGCTGACAGTGGAGCCGACAGCACAAACCTCATTTGAAAACAAGATGAATGTGGGAGACTTGTCAGAGCAAATATCAAAAGAAACTGTTGCACTCTTTTCCAAAGATGTTCCTGAGACTCGTGTATTACTGGAACACTACACTTTAGAGACCCTCACCTATGAGGAGTGTTTATtcctaaataaaacacaatctgtGAGCCCATCCCATTTAAAAACTACTAGTTCTCTTCCTGACGAGGAACAGAAATGCAGAGATAACGTCACAGGTCAGCACCCTCAGAGTAATGCGACCTCTGCTGAGGGGACACGGTCTTTGCTTTCTACAAACAGAGATGCAGCCTGGCCCACTCCCGTCCCACAACCGTTCACACAACAAGACTCTGCAGTGGTCATCTCTCTACTTGCTGTGTTATGTGTATTAGTAGCTCTACTAATGTTGGCAGTGGTGCTGGTATTAAAACAGGTACTTCTGCGCCAACAGAGGGTGGCTCCGCTTGATGCAGGATCTGGTGGATGACATCAGCAAAGACACACTgaaattgtttttaatcatttaattcacAATAAGCACAGTCCCATACAATGTtctgttttatggttttatacATGTAATTAAGCTGTTGACCTAAGTGCATCTTCATACTGAACTCCCACAAAGACGCAGCTGTTTTATATATTCAAGCCAAAATACAGCCTAAATCCCAAAGAAtatacaaaagaaaagcagaccTCAACTTATAGCTTCTGATTTATGATGCATCTCTGTTGTGTTCTCTATAGAAAAATGCTGCAAGGAGGTAAAATCATTGAGcttccttgttttgttttgttatattaAGGATCAAAGATGTCTTAAAATATTCCGCAAGAGCTTCCACCACCAAAATTAGCATCAATTAATAAACATTTCTGATCATCTGATGAGATAAATCCATAGACACCATTAACACCTGGCACTTGAACACTTGGTCATTCTTGCTTGAAATCAAGAGACTGACCCCACAACTATGGAGAGGCTATAAAGGCTATAAAACCCCTAGTAATCCCAGAAGGGTGCAAGACCTGATGTAGTATTATGGCAACTCATCCTCTATAAACCACCGCACGGCTGCAAGACATTGGCTGGTGCTGAAATATCAGTGGGATACCCCATACTGATAACAACATATTAACTGCTAGCTTTGACACGTTCCTCCTTCTTGTCCTGTTGTTTCAGCCTGTAGTCTGACAGCGCTGCTCTTATAGCATCTTCTGCAAGCACTAGAAGAAAAGGAGAGTGGAGGATTTATTAGGATTTAAAACATTATGATGAATTTAACTGCAGAAAAAGCTTTGGTTTTACTGTATGATAAGAATAAAATCTTCTATCATGGTATATGTAAATTTATATCAgaataacaatatttattttgtatgtgttcATATGTTATAATAGAATATCTTGTTCTAGCTAATCCAATTAATTAAATACCTGATTAAAAGTATTTCATTGCACTGTTGCTCAAACTATTTAAAAATCTAGTATTGCTCATTGATTTACACCATTGCCAAGAGATGCTAAAGGAATAGCCACCACCGTGTTAACTGTAAGGCAAACTCTCTGATagatgctgtgtttttattgagtagatataaatgaatataaatgggTGACAAATTATAGCAAAAACCTTACTAAAAAAAACTGGACAAATGTAAAGATGCACATGCTTCAATATAGGACATGAAGAGgttaatgaatattttaatgagTAAGAAAACTAGACACCTACTTTTAAACGGATGTGTCACGTGCCAAACACTCTGAATAACCATCATCACAACACTTCTTTTGTGAGGAATAATGTTTTGAAGCAGTTATGGAGGCTTGTGATGTCTTACTGAGACACTTTGGGTTTTAGTTcgtcttttaatttgtcacgATCTCTACGTTAATAAAAGTTTCTAGGTCTATAATGTTACTGTGTGGTAGTTaacgtgtgtctgtgttggttttattGCCTTGAACCTACTAGAGCAATGCAGCTTGACTGGAGGAAGGCAGAGTTCTTTAGCAATATCTGTGTTCTTTATCTTCAGCGCTTCATCAACCTGCAGGGTGAAAACAGAATAACCACATCACCAATAAACtaaccataaaaaaacattaacttaCAAAGCGTTTCCTTATTATCTGTGTTGTACCAACTTACCGACTTCCCCTTCACCCACTCTGTTGCTAGAGAACTGGAGGCAATGGCTGATCCGCAGccaaatgttttgaattttgcGTCCACAATCTTGCCGCTTTCATCCACCTCGACCTGCAAACAACATACAGCCGAACACCAAGTAATGCAGTAGGAGGTTTTAAGTCATGGCAGTGATTAACTGGGTTGTGACACCTGATCTTGACCTCCAACTTACCTGAAGTTTCATTACATCACCACAGGCTGGTGCACCCACCAACCCGGTCCCCACATTCTTGGAGTTTTTGTCTAAAGAGCCAACATTTCTCGGGTTTTCATAATGGTCCACCACCTTCAGGAAAGTCACAGATAGAGACAACAATGCATTACTGCTCTGTTGTTTTAGATAATGAGTCAAAAAGATAGGGCGCTGCTGGTAAAGTTAACTGCATTTactgacagacaggcagacggaaagacaggcagacaaCGGACATACGACGCTAGCTAACTGTCGGTGGGTTGGTTACAATTGCAgtttgaaaacatatttttagtCGGTTACCTTTTTGTGATATGAACAGAGAGGATTCAGCGCCGGGCTCAACAACCTCCTTCCAAATAACAACAGCGAGGTCGCTGAGTTTCGCAAGGAGACGGTCGCCATGTTCAGATGCCGATGATAAACGGAAATCAACGAGTGAGCACGAGTGGGGAAGACGGGTTTTTGTTGACAAACAAGCGAAAAAGGAAGGTTTCATCGACGAAGGAGCCCCCACTAGTGGCCAGCAGTAGCCGTTGCACGCAAGGGGATCCTCGGCACAAGGGCTCCACCTCTCAGGTTGTTACCAGGCAGACAGCCTTTCCAACATGGCAGCGTCAAGCAACGCAGAGCAAACGCAGTTGCAAGAtatggaggaggaagatgcagggatggaggagagggagatggaaTCGGACGAAGAGGAGGGCATGGGAGTAGAAAATTCAGACGATGAGGAGGACGATTCGTCTGAAGATGAGAGGGAAAATGAAGCCGAAATCCAGCGTTTGGAGGAGCAGGTAATTAGCAAACAACCGAGCTAAGCATAGTTAACTAACGTTAGCCGACGAGCTAATGAGAATGAATGGGCGGTAAACACAGTCGACTACAACAAGTCAGTAGTTTTAAAACTGAAGAGCGCTCTGCCCTGCTTTGGTTTTGGCAGAAAGTAGAAATGTGGTAATGTTAGCTGCTGGTATCCAAAACAATTAAAAGGGCGCCGTATGATACGACGCCATTCACACAGCTGTCGTGATTAGCTGTGCTGCTAATCTGTGATGCTAATGGCTCCTCTGGTGACACATGCGTCTTTTCACCACCTCAGTCCAGTGTGTCATTACAGCTCCCAGTGTGACCAGACAAGAAGTACACATGTGTAGAAAGTACACACGGTCCAAACTTTGTCGGCTGTCACGTTTAAGGTGTTGAATTTGTTCCTGTTGATAACGTCTCATTACAGGCAACAAAGGCTGTGTGGTCTTTGCTTCCACGataaccaaaacaaaaccaaatctACAACGTTACTGCAGCGTTACTTATGttacactcagttgccagtttataaGGTCGCTAGCTCAAACTAATGCAGCTTAATGCTAAAGCCATGCAATAAATCGTACCTTCATTAACTTTAattctgttcagtttttgtcGAAAATGTTTCAGGGAGGTATTGATTCAACTAAATGGCCATTTTGGTGGCTGTAGATGGTGGTGCTGTTGCGTTAAATTGAAAGGTGTCTCTTAATGTTCAGTCTGCCTTGACtgctataaataaaacattagaaacacatCTCAGGATAACAAggtacaattcaacagcaccataaACTACAGAATTTAGGGCTGCTaccaacagttttttttcattattgattaatctgccagttattttctttcaGAAAATGGTATAAAGAAAAACACGAAATCcccaaatttaaaatgttggaACTAGAGATTGTGTATTTTTGCTTATTGCTAATTAGTTGATTATCAAATTGTTGCCAAATTGATTCATCAACagatcatttcagctctgttaGAATTTATGTCAGGGCTGTTGCATTGAATTTCATTAGTattacctaataaactgacaactaaATGTATTTGCATCTGTGGTACCCAGGTGGGACCTAGTTTTTGTCCCTTATTTGTCGCAGTTTGTGTCGGAGTTAGGTTTCAAGTTGTGATTGTAGTATTGAAACTGCTCAAAATCTGTGAAGTCACTGCTGCTTAAATGTTTGGGCTATGAAGTTACCGTAGTTACCGAAGGAACTAAAATCAAATTGTAAtttcagtttaatattttctttggcAGTGCTAATAAATCACAGCTATATAAATacagaagaagcagaagttAATTAGGATGTATTTCATTGTATTATTCAACATCTTACTCCCTTTCATCTTTGTATGATTTTTTAGCTGTCAATCAACGCGTTCGACTACAACTGCCACGTGGATCTCATCAAACTACTGAAACAGGAGGGAGAACTTTTCCGACTGCGAAAGGCAAGGCAGAAGATGAGTGAACTTTTCCCTCTCACAGAAGGTTGGTGTATATCTAATATGCTTTTGGGGTCAGAAAAATCAATTGACAGGCTTCAATTGACACATTATTTGTGCAACTGAAATCTCATTTTGTTTAATCCTGCAGAGATCTGGCTGGATTGGCTCAAGGATGAGATCCGTCTGACTGAGGAGGAGCCAAACCGGGAGAAAGTATATGAACTTTTTGAGAGAGCTGTAAAAGACTATATCTGTGAGTGCATCACGTCATTGTTACCGCCTTTTGATTTGACATTCAGTAATTacataatattaacatttaactcTGTCTTTATATCCAGGTCCAGATATCTGGCTTGAATATGCTCAGTATTCAATTGGTGGCATGGGCTCTCCAGGTGGGATAGACAAAGTGAGATCCATCTTTGAAAGAGCCATGACAGCTGTGGGACTTCACATGACCAAGGGACAGACGGTGTGGGAGGCGTACAGAGAGTTTGAAAACGCCATTCTGTCCACAGTACAGGTTCGTGTTTCCATCAGCAGGAGAAATCTTATTAGTGGTCAGACATACactctgtttttgttgctgtttgatCATGCATGTATTTGAGagagaggttttatttttaatgatccAGTCCCAAAAACGATATTAGATCATTCAAGACACGCTGATAAAATCAGTCTCATTTGTCTCTGTCAGGTTAACAGGTCATACTTTTGAATGATAATCCACTGACGTAACTCTGAATAAATGTTGAATTCCTTTGATGTTAGACTAAATGGGCCTTTGCTAAATTTTGACACAATTCTCTCTGCTGCCTTTCCTCTCAGCCTCCACCTGGCAGAATTCCCAGTCgtgaggagcaggagctgctgaacACTCAGCTTGAGCGAATCCATACACTGTTTCGCCGCCAGCTGGCCGTCCCCTTAATGGGTAAGCATGACGCCTCTTCTGTCCAGACGGGTTGCTGTAAAGTGGGTTGGATTCTTATTGTGAGGGCTGTGTGTCATGGCCATGGGCCACCTGAAAAACTGTGAATTACTGCATTTAAAAAGATAACACTGCCTTTTGAGATAAGTTAAAAGTGGCAGTGATATGATGTGGCCTTTGAAATACCGTACATATTTAGAAAGAGAGCACTCCTCTTCAGGCACTGTTTTGcacatgttttcagtttggttCAAGAGTTAGTTAGAAGGTCTAGTATTGTGTAGTTCTTGTATTCTGGCCCAGCTGAGTGGAGACCAGGGGCATGTGGGTAATGTTTGAAACTCTTTCCTATCTGAAATTCTCCTTTGTTGATTGTACACTAAAGTATGGGGCAGAGATTAGGCagtatactttttttttacatttagattgATACTTCTCAATGTTACTCTgttacattttgtaaatactgcatgtggtgtgtgtatctgtattgATAATgttgaaaacaggaaaagtgcCATATAAAAATTGAGATAACTGTGCTCCCTTGCTTTGTAGACATGGAAGCCACCTATGCAGAGTATGAGGAGTGGGCCGAACATGGGGTGCCTGAGACGGTCATACATCTGTACAAAAAGGCTTTGAAGCAAATGGAAAAGTGCAAACCTTTTGAAGAGTCTATGGTGACTGACTTGCATTAATAATTCTGGCTTAAACATTATTTGTTGTCCTCTTAGAATACTTTAAATAACGTGCGTAGCTTTTGCTGTGTATAACATCTGCATGCTGTTGTCTTGCTGCAGCTGGTAGCAGAACCTCCTAAGCTGTCAGAGTATCAGACCTACATTGACTTTGAACTGAAGGAGGGTGACCCAGCACGGATCCAGATAACCTTTGAGCGGGCCCTGGCAGAGAACTGCCTGGTACCAGACATGTGGGCAAAATACACCACCTATCTTGTGAGTACTGGTCAGTGTTTGGTGTGGTGCTGCCTCCCAGTCAGACTGTAATGTTTGCTTGGTAGCGTTTGATCTCATTTCACACGCCATTACCTCCCAGTTGGACTGATCTTGTTTGGCGCCTAAAACTTGCCAATTCCATTGTCTGTCAGCAAGGGCTAAACAACTATGATCAAAGTGTTGCAGCTTGTGTTGAGCTTATCTCAAAAAATACAGCCAATGAACTGGTTTCATCGGTCATTTAACTGTTGTAATATAGTTTCTGACACCGTAAACACTAAACTTGGACAATAACCAGCGATATTTAAGGCTGTTAATCATTTTACTCATCTGAACAGGGTAAAACAGTTCAATTAAAAtggttgttatttttattgtattggATTTCCTTTTGGCCACAGTGTTGTGAAAATAGCCATGTCTTGTATGGAcgatgtgttattttttttttgtgattctgTATTAGTCATATTTCAATGTTAAGGGTTCGCCTGGTTTCCTCAGTGTTTAGCAGCCTGTAAAAGGTTGCAGTTGCACAAAcaatatgtttatattaataTACTTTTTTAGAAGAAAATATGGTCACTGCGGCTCGTTACATTATCAGTAACAAATCTCTCAGCTTGTTTAAGGTTATTTTAACCAAGTTGTTATTTGCCTTCTCTGGGCTCTTTAGGATCGTCAGCTCAAGATCAAAGACTTGGTTCTTTCTACTCATGAACGTGCCGTCAGGAACTGCCCCTGGACCATGGGTCTGTGGAAGAGCTACCTGCTGGCGCTGGAGAGGCATGGAGCCGATCATCAGGTTGTCTCAGGTAACAGCTACAGTGCAGCATGAAGCTGTTCAGATCATGACTCAGTTgctgttttcatgtattttgtgtgtatagTGTTGTTGTTATGTATTGTTGTTACAACCATTACTGAAATAGAGCCATATATTTTGGTACACTGTGGTGTGACAGATTTTGGAGAGTCATACCTATCTAATAGCACAGTTATGGGGAAACATCCTAGATGCTTGTTGTGGTATTTTGGAtctttttatgtattattacGCCACTCCTGTTTCCCCTACACAGATGTTTTTGAGAAGGCACTAAATGCAGGTTTCATTCAAGCTACGGATTATGTGGAAATTTGGCAGGCATACCTCGACTACCTGAGGAGACGTGTGGATTTCAGTAAAGGTGAGAGCAGTTGCGTGCCAAAGACGattagaaaaaaatcaaactcaaacTGTTTTTTGCTGATGGTGTTCTCACCTCTTTTTTTACAGAATCAAGTAAAGAGTTAGAGGAGTTACGAGGAACCTTCTCTCGATCTCTAGACTACATGAAACAAGATGTAGAAGAAAGTAAGTGGATTTCActgagatttgtgtttgtggtgtacTTGCTTTGGTTTTCATGTAATTTATTGTGTTGTGGCTTTGTAGGATTTGGTGAAAGTGGAGATCCATCTTGTATCATAATGCAGATCTGGGCAAGAATAGAGGTAAGCATTGTTACTATGACGACCATTTTCGAGAGTTGGCCCTCTGTTATGTTCAGTTGTGTTTAACCCTGTATTCAATCTGGTTTTATAGTGTGTTCTTTTgacttattttatttgttaatgtgttagttgtgtgtgttttatttgttaggTAAAATTTTGTAAAACCCTGcacaaatgaacattttgtgattttctttttttcccgcTACCAGGCCCTCCACTGCAAGAACATGCAAAAAGCCAGAGAACTGTGGGACAGTATCATGACAAAAGGGAATGCCAAATTTGCCAACATGTGGCTGGAGTACTATAACCTTGAAAGGTCTGTCAATCCATGTCTGTAAGGAGACAGGGTTAATTGAAGTGAAGTGCTGATGgatggattcattcattcattcattcattcattcattcgttcGTCATTGAaccaaaatgtgtttatgtttttattttatcaatagGTCTTATGGAGACCCCGTTCACTGTCGAAAAGCTCTTCACAGAGCAGTTCAGTGCACCTCAGACTACccagagcatgtgtgtgaagtCCTGCTCACCTTCGAGAGAGTGGAGGGTGAGtcccaaaataaaaaccaacgttaacatgaaaataaatgagatttTCACAAATTAATGTGTCTCTATATTTTGTGTCCTCACATGCAGGTTCTCTGGAGGACTGGGATGTGGCAGTGCAGAAGACAGAGACCCGGCTGAACAGGATTAATGAGCAACGAGCAAAGGTCGGAGCATGTATCAAAACTGCACTACACAGCTGCATCATTTAGCTGCATTTGGCTAATGTTACCATGTTGTGCCCATCTGCTAGGTGGCTGAGAAAGAAGCCAACCTGGCTCGCCAAGAGGACGAGAGAAATGAGCAGCGGCGGAAAGCCAAGTCAGACAAGAAGGCTCAGAAGAAGGTCCAGAAGGGCGCTCGATTCGGGGAGAAGAGGAAAGCAGAACAGGATGATTATCACGACGAATGGAATGAAGACTCAGGTAAGAGAAACtatttgatttaaataatataactttttagtTTTCAGCAAAATGAAGTCGGATGTTACTCATTATGTGTTTCCCCTCTGTGACAGAACAAGCCCCTAAAAGGCACAGAGGAAACGGGGACCAAACCACAGAGGAGTACATGGAGACAGAGACGGGACTCTTCGGGAGAAACGCTCCTCCCGGCTATAAGCCCGCTCCACCTGGTGCTAAAAAAGCCCAGCAGGGAGCGGCGGCTGCTGCCCAGAGGCAGAATGATGAAAAGCCAGAGCTTCGAAATGATAACAGCAGTGTGTTCATCAGCAACTTGACGTACACCCTGGAGGAGCCTGAGGAAAAGCTCAGGCCGCTGTTTGAGACCTGTGGTCCCATCAAACAGATCCGCCCTGTCTTCAGCAACAAAGGGAGCTTCAAAGGTTACTGCTATGTACAGTTTGAATCCCAGGTGTCAGTCCCTGAAGCCCTGAAGCTGGACAGAATGGAGGTGGAGGGCAGGCCCATGTTTGTGTCACCTTGtgtggataaaaacaaaaaccctgacTTTAAGGTAAATATGACCACGAGTAGGcacgtttgtttttttatggccAGGGTACCTGCAGGTCTTGAACCATCTTAGAAATCATTGAATGAGTTTCCTCAAAAAAGACTTTAGAAGGTATCAAATACtcttacatttcatttacaaattcttaaatgttttcttttgccttGAAGTTTATTAGGGTTCAAACGTATAGCAGCACAAGTGGCATGGCCTATCACCTTTGTTTATAACTCAAGCTGACAAGAGACATCCTGTGCTATCTCCAGCCCATACGCAAAGAGGTTTGTTCACATTTGAAGGGAGAACAAGTGCACAATCACTGAAACACTTCAGGCTTTGTAATGAAGAAGCAAGTGTGGGCTTGGTCTCTCTACTTAAACAGAATTAAACTACCTGAAATGACCCGCAAATTGGAAGCTTGTGGCTAtaattgaattaattatttttaattggttaatctgaccattttatgccactCATCAGGGTCATGTCATACCACACAGTgttactgaaaaatgtaa
This genomic window from Seriola aureovittata isolate HTS-2021-v1 ecotype China chromosome 5, ASM2101889v1, whole genome shotgun sequence contains:
- the iscu gene encoding iron-sulfur cluster assembly enzyme ISCU, with protein sequence MATVSLRNSATSLLLFGRRLLSPALNPLCSYHKKVVDHYENPRNVGSLDKNSKNVGTGLVGAPACGDVMKLQVEVDESGKIVDAKFKTFGCGSAIASSSLATEWVKGKSVDEALKIKNTDIAKELCLPPVKLHCSMLAEDAIRAALSDYRLKQQDKKEERVKASS
- the sart3 gene encoding squamous cell carcinoma antigen recognized by T-cells 3 — its product is MAASSNAEQTQLQDMEEEDAGMEEREMESDEEEGMGVENSDDEEDDSSEDERENEAEIQRLEEQLSINAFDYNCHVDLIKLLKQEGELFRLRKARQKMSELFPLTEEIWLDWLKDEIRLTEEEPNREKVYELFERAVKDYICPDIWLEYAQYSIGGMGSPGGIDKVRSIFERAMTAVGLHMTKGQTVWEAYREFENAILSTVQPPPGRIPSREEQELLNTQLERIHTLFRRQLAVPLMDMEATYAEYEEWAEHGVPETVIHLYKKALKQMEKCKPFEESMLVAEPPKLSEYQTYIDFELKEGDPARIQITFERALAENCLVPDMWAKYTTYLDRQLKIKDLVLSTHERAVRNCPWTMGLWKSYLLALERHGADHQVVSDVFEKALNAGFIQATDYVEIWQAYLDYLRRRVDFSKESSKELEELRGTFSRSLDYMKQDVEERFGESGDPSCIIMQIWARIEALHCKNMQKARELWDSIMTKGNAKFANMWLEYYNLERSYGDPVHCRKALHRAVQCTSDYPEHVCEVLLTFERVEGSLEDWDVAVQKTETRLNRINEQRAKVAEKEANLARQEDERNEQRRKAKSDKKAQKKVQKGARFGEKRKAEQDDYHDEWNEDSEQAPKRHRGNGDQTTEEYMETETGLFGRNAPPGYKPAPPGAKKAQQGAAAAAQRQNDEKPELRNDNSSVFISNLTYTLEEPEEKLRPLFETCGPIKQIRPVFSNKGSFKGYCYVQFESQVSVPEALKLDRMEVEGRPMFVSPCVDKNKNPDFKVFKYNTAMEKHKIFISGLPFSCTKEQLEEICKSHGTIKEVRLVTYRSGKPKGLAYVEFADEIQASQAVLKMDSMEVEGNKITVAISNPPRRNMMDKPGSSRPTTDMMPRQIYGSRGRGRTQLSLLPRSLHRQSGPVGKVENGTAAERVQATASASVNAAAETKPLSNSDFARMLVNK
- the LOC130169243 gene encoding vasorin; translation: MSPCPPGCCCPHPGLLVLCESLDLRSLPRSVPLRTSALSVARNRLCNVDHLLRPFSSLQELSLSHNMLARFPRGLPPSLESLHLQENRITYITAGALRQLGNLTRLDLEDNRIRAIQPGALQGLNKLQVLTLKGNKLSSLPQNLPPSLTHLDLSANCISALDLPSLSALVNLQVLRINSNCLRSVPDSAFDSLPRLRSVDLTDNMWVCECDILYLYRWLLSGRLKMATDLVCTEPDHLAHRLLLNLSVMAICPRVLKPNERTRHLNLNSALERKLEMLTVEPTAQTSFENKMNVGDLSEQISKETVALFSKDVPETRVLLEHYTLETLTYEECLFLNKTQSVSPSHLKTTSSLPDEEQKCRDNVTGQHPQSNATSAEGTRSLLSTNRDAAWPTPVPQPFTQQDSAVVISLLAVLCVLVALLMLAVVLVLKQVLLRQQRVAPLDAGSGG